Sequence from the Halopelagius inordinatus genome:
GCGGTGCCCCGACCCGAAAGAAGTCCGTGTATTTGTATCCTCCCGGCCCGTACACCATGAGATTCGTTTGATAACCGATCGGCGTCAGAAACGACGTACTCGCCGCGAAGGTGACCGCGAGGACGAACGCGAACGCGTTGGCCCCCAGTCGAATCGCGACGTCGACAGCAACTGGAATCATGAGAACGACGGTCGCGTTGTTGCTGATGAGATTGGTCACCACCGCCGTCACGAGATAGAACAAGCCGACGACTGCAAGCAACGGGAGAGAATCAGCGAAGCTCACCACGAGTTCTGCGATAAACTGTGACCCACCGGAGTTCTCCAATGCGAACCCGAGCGGAATCATTCCGGCGAGAAGGAATATCACGTCCCACGAAACCGCATCGTAGGCCTCCGGAGGTTCGAGCACGCCGGTCACGATCATCGCGACCACACCGGCGAGTGCCGAGATTGCGATCGAAACGATTCCGAGCGCCGCCGCGCCGACGACACCGGCAACGATAGCGAGAGTCGTCCCTACGCGGTCCTCCCGGTACTGCATGCCGGGTGAGGAGTCCCCCTGGATCACGCCTTCTCCCGCGACAGCGGTCACCAGGATGTTCTCCATATCTCGGAGTACGTCGATGTTGTCACCGGAGGTGCGGACCAAGAGCTGATCATCGACGTCCAAGACCACGTCTTCGATGTTCTCGCGGAGGATCGTCTCGTCCCGGCGAATCGCGAGCACCGTCGCCGCGTACCGTTGGCTGAAACGGACGTCGCCGATGCGCTGGCCCACCAGATCGGAGCCAGACGTCACGCGAGCCTCGACGAGCGTTCCGATACCGGCTGGAACGCTCATGCCGAGGTCGGCGATGCGAACCCACGGAAGCAGCCAGAGATTAAGTTTCGAAGCGACCTCACGGACCGTATCGCGGTTGGCCCGAACCGTCAGAATATCTCGCGCGTCCACGGTGAACTCCGGTCCGGGAGCGGCGTGGCGGTCCTCGCCTCGTAGAACCTCGATGACGTCCATATCTGATTCGAGCGGCAGGTCATCGACGGCTCTGTCGAGCGTTCGACCGACGAGCGGTGAATCGCCACGGACGTACAGTCGCGTGACGTGGCGGTGCAGGTCGAACGCTCCGATCAGATCGATAGATGGGTCGACCCGTTCGGGGATGAGACGTTGGCCGATAGTCACGAGATAGACGATACCGACTACCAACCCGATCAGCCCGAGATGCGTGAACTCGAACATCGAGAACGGATGATCGAGTAATCTCGCCGAAAACGTACTCGCGAGGAGGTTCGTCGAGGTTCCGACCAGCGTGAGCGTCCCGGCCATCATCGCGGTATACGAGAGGGGAATCAGGAGTTTAGACGGGGAGATACGGTACTCGTCGGCCAGATCAGTTACCATCGGGATGAACACGGCCACGATCGGTGTGTTGTTGACTATCCCGGCCATCCCGCCGGTGAGAACGAGCGTCGTTCCGAGAAGGCGCGACTCACTTCCCCCTGCGAAGTGAGAGACGGCGACGCCGAGACGACGGACGATTCCGGTCCGATAGATCCCCTCGCTCAGCATATACATCGCCGCGACGGTGATTGTCGCGGTGTTGGCGAATCCGGCGAAAGCCGCCTCCGTTCCGACACCGGTCCACGGTTCGAGGACGACGACGGCGACGAGAACCGAGATGGCCGTGACGTCCGGCGAGACGGCCTCCGTCGCAAACAGCACGACAGCCGTGAGAATGAGCCCAAACACGACGACGATTTCCGTCGTTACGGCTGGAAGTGCCATACCCCGTACACTCGCGAACCAAACGTTTCACTTTTTCCTCGCCCTGTCGTTCGACTCGGATTCCCGAACCCACATCACCGAGACCGGTGACGTCCGAACGATTCTCGCGCTGACGCTGTGGAGAAGGAGGACCAGAATCGAGTAGTACGATACTCTCTCCGAGTTAGCGCGGCGTCTGAGTGGCGACACTGCTGGAAGCGGTAAACGTTCGGCCACACGGTTGGCAATACAACGAGAGAGCCCGGTTGGAGAGCGGTCTGAGGCAGTTTCCGCTCACTTATTCGACCGAATCCACGCATCGCAGCCCCGAT
This genomic interval carries:
- a CDS encoding SLC13 family permease, with product MALPAVTTEIVVVFGLILTAVVLFATEAVSPDVTAISVLVAVVVLEPWTGVGTEAAFAGFANTATITVAAMYMLSEGIYRTGIVRRLGVAVSHFAGGSESRLLGTTLVLTGGMAGIVNNTPIVAVFIPMVTDLADEYRISPSKLLIPLSYTAMMAGTLTLVGTSTNLLASTFSARLLDHPFSMFEFTHLGLIGLVVGIVYLVTIGQRLIPERVDPSIDLIGAFDLHRHVTRLYVRGDSPLVGRTLDRAVDDLPLESDMDVIEVLRGEDRHAAPGPEFTVDARDILTVRANRDTVREVASKLNLWLLPWVRIADLGMSVPAGIGTLVEARVTSGSDLVGQRIGDVRFSQRYAATVLAIRRDETILRENIEDVVLDVDDQLLVRTSGDNIDVLRDMENILVTAVAGEGVIQGDSSPGMQYREDRVGTTLAIVAGVVGAAALGIVSIAISALAGVVAMIVTGVLEPPEAYDAVSWDVIFLLAGMIPLGFALENSGGSQFIAELVVSFADSLPLLAVVGLFYLVTAVVTNLISNNATVVLMIPVAVDVAIRLGANAFAFVLAVTFAASTSFLTPIGYQTNLMVYGPGGYKYTDFFRVGAPLQLLLAVVTTVGIWFFWGI